The Canis lupus baileyi chromosome 11, mCanLup2.hap1, whole genome shotgun sequence genome includes a window with the following:
- the PPP6R2 gene encoding serine/threonine-protein phosphatase 6 regulatory subunit 2 isoform X6: MFWKFDLNTTSHVDKLLDREDVTLRELMDEDDILQECKAQNQKLLGFLCRQQCMEELVSLITQDPPLDMDEKVRFKYPNTACELLTCDVPQINDRLGGDETLLNLLYDFLDHEPPLNPLLASFFSKTIGNLIARKTEQVILFLKKKDRFLSLVLKHIGTSALMDLLLRLVSCVEPVGLRQEVLHWLNEEKIIQRLVELIHPSQDEDRQSNASQTLCDIIRLGREQGSQLQEAPEPDPLLAVLESQDCVEQLLKNMFDGDQTEICLVSGTQVLLTLLETRRAGTEGLVDSFSQGLEGLCTVSSSVLHGIEPRLKDFHQLLLSPPKDLFFKYTWNNFLHFQVELCIAAILSHAAREDRAEASRPESGVEPLPGSGDPETPQPAASRLENTMVTHLFQKCCLVQRILEAWEANDHAQAAGGMRRGNMGHLTRIANAVVQNLERGPMQTHISEVIRGLPADCRGRWENFVEETLAETNRRNAVDLVSTHHLHPSSEDEDMEGAFPNELSLQQAFSEYQVQQMTATFVDQFGFNDEEFADQDDSVNAPFDRIAEINFSIDADEDSPSAALFEACCSDHIQPFDDDEEDDIWEDKEMHCMARVTARARFGGPHTSESCSKNGLERGGQDRKEGLEADKDAARAGAPLASTQKEGPRLEGGSEAGTSWSVFDEPGNSPAPAPGVAVDVGSSVWAASTSSPSALEEKGWAKFTDFQPFCCSESGPRCSSPVDTGHGDAPDGPDQGPERARPASPCAWSVCVTRKAPLVASDSSEDKTAGALEAVSMGPSREAPPLPTSAPRFEPAPPAPAETPYAPAVAAPPKATPAALASAPGMTAAGPPAAVTTVAPATCTAAVLGTGTKDRKMDSPPPAGAALNGPV; this comes from the exons GTATCCAAACACAGCCTGCGAGCTGCTGACATGTGATGTGCCGCAGATCAACGACAGACTGGGAGGGGATGAGACTTTGCTGAACCTTCTTTACGATTTCTTGGACCATGAGCCGCCTCTCAATCCTCTGCTTGCCAGTTTTTTCAGCAAGACCATTGGCAATCTCATTGCAAGAAAAACTGAACAG GTGATTCTGTTCTTGAAGAAGAAGGACAGGTTCCTCAGCTTGGTGTTAAAGCACATCGGCACCTCAGCCCTCATGGACCTGCTGCTGCGCCTGGTCAGCTGCGTGGAGCCGGTGGGGCTCCGGCAGGAGGTCCTGCAT tgGCTTAATGAAGAGAAGATCATCCAGAGACTTGTAGAATTGATCCATCCAAGTCAGGATGAAGAT agACAGTCCAATGCCTCTCAAACCCTCTGTGACATCATCAGGCTGGGCAGAGAGCAGGGCAGTCAGCTGCAGGAGGCTCCAGAGCCCGACCCCCTCCTCGCAGTGCTGGAGTC GCAGGACTGCGTGGAGCAGCTTCTGAAGAACATGTTTGATGGAGACCAGACTGAGATCTGCCTCGTTAGTGGGACTCAGGTGTTACTTACCTTGTTGGAGACCAGACGGGCTGG GACAGAGGGCTTGGTGGACTCCTTTTCTCAGGGACTGGAAGGGCTGTGTACCGTCAGCAGCAGCGTACTGCATGGCATTGAGCCACGACTGAAGGACTTCCACCAGCTTCTGCTCAGCCCGCCAAAG GACCTGTTCTTTAAGTACACTTGGAATAACTTTTTGCACTTCCAAGTGGAACTATGCATAGCCGCTATTCTGTCCCACGCTGCCcgggaggacagggcagaagccagCAGACCGGAGAGCGGGGTGGAGCCTCTGCCCGGGAGTGGGGACCCAGAGACCCCCCAGCCTGCTGCCAGCCGCCTCGAGAACACTATGGTGACTCAT CTGTTCCAGAAGTGCTGCCTGGTCCAgaggatcctggaggcctgggaagCCAACGACCACGCACA GGCAGCGGGTGGCATGAGGCGCGGCAACATGGGCCACCTTACCCGGATCGCCAACGCAGTGGTGCAGAATCTAGAGAGGGGCCCCATGCAGACCCACATCAGCGAGGTCATCCGAG GGCTCCCCGCGGACTGCCGAGGGCGCTGGGAGAACTTTGTGGAGGAGACCCTGGCGGAGACCAATCGCAGGAACGCTGTGGACCTG GTAAGCACCCACCACCTTCACCCCTCGAGTGAGGATGAGGACATGGAGGGCGCTTTCCCTAATGAGCTGTCCCTGCAGCAG GCTTTCTCGGAGTACCAGGTCCAGCAGATGACGGCCACCTTCGTGGACCAGTTTGGCTTCAATGACGAGGAGTTTGCCGACCAGGATGACAGTGTCAA TGCCCCCTTCGACAGGATTGCAGAGATCAATTTCAGCATCGATGCTGATGAGGACAGT CCCAGTGCAGCTCTGTTTGAGGCTTGCTGCAGTGACCACATCCAGCCCTTTGACGATGACGAGGAAGATGACATCTGGGAGGACAAGGAGATGCATTGCATGGCCCGGGTGACGGCCAGAGCCAG GTTTGGGGGTCCTCACACCTCAGAGAGCTGCTCCAAGAATGGCCTGGAGCGTGGAGGCCAGGATAGGAAGGAGGGTTTGGAAGCCGACAAGGATGCCGCTCGGGCAGGTGCCCCTCTGGCCTCCACCCAGAAGGAAGGGCCTCGCTTGGAGGGTGGCTCGGAAG CAGGCACCTCGTGGAGCGTGTTTGATGAGCCGGGGAACTCGCCAGCACCGGCCCCGGGAGTGGCCGTGGACGTGGGCTCCAGCGTGTGGGCAGCCAGCACCTCCAGCCCCTCGGCTCTGGAGGAAAAGGGCTGGGCCAAATTCACCGACTTCCAGCCTTTCTGCTG CTCCGAGTCGGGGCCCAGATGCAGCTCCCCAGTGGACACGGGCCACGGCGATGCCCCGGACGGCCCAGACCAGGGCCCAGAGCGAGCCC GCCCGGCTTCCCCTTGTGCCTGGAGCGTGTGTGTCACCAGGAAGGCCCCCCTGGTGGCTTCTGACAGCAGTGAGGACAAGACGGCTGGTGCCTTGGAAGCTGTCAGTATGGGTCCCAGCCGGGAGGCCCCCCCGCTGCCCACGTCAGCCCCCAG gttcgagcccgcgccccccgcgcctgCGGAAACCCCCTACGCCCCAGCTGTGGCCGCGCCCCCCAAGGCCACCCCCGCTGCCCTGGCCAGCGCCCCCGGGATGACCGCAGCGGGGCCCCCGGCGGCCGTCACCACTGTGGCCCCAGCCACGTGCACAGCAGCTGTTCTGGGGACAGGGACGAAGGATAG GAAGATGGACTCCCCGCCACCCGCAGGAGCCGCCTTGAACGGCCCCGTGTGA
- the PPP6R2 gene encoding serine/threonine-protein phosphatase 6 regulatory subunit 2 isoform X5, which yields MFWKFDLNTTSHVDKLLDREDVTLRELMDEDDILQECKAQNQKLLGFLCRQQCMEELVSLITQDPPLDMDEKVRFKYPNTACELLTCDVPQINDRLGGDETLLNLLYDFLDHEPPLNPLLASFFSKTIGNLIARKTEQWLNEEKIIQRLVELIHPSQDEDRQSNASQTLCDIIRLGREQGSQLQEAPEPDPLLAVLESQDCVEQLLKNMFDGDQTEICLVSGTQVLLTLLETRRAGTEGLVDSFSQGLEGLCTVSSSVLHGIEPRLKDFHQLLLSPPKKKAILTTIGVLEEPLGNARLHGARLMAALLHTNTPSINQELCRLNTMGLLLDLFFKYTWNNFLHFQVELCIAAILSHAAREDRAEASRPESGVEPLPGSGDPETPQPAASRLENTMVTHLFQKCCLVQRILEAWEANDHAQAAGGMRRGNMGHLTRIANAVVQNLERGPMQTHISEVIRGLPADCRGRWENFVEETLAETNRRNAVDLVSTHHLHPSSEDEDMEGAFPNELSLQQAFSEYQVQQMTATFVDQFGFNDEEFADQDDSVNAPFDRIAEINFSIDADEDSPSAALFEACCSDHIQPFDDDEEDDIWEDKEMHCMARVTARARFGGPHTSESCSKNGLERGGQDRKEGLEADKDAARAGAPLASTQKEGPRLEGGSEAGTSWSVFDEPGNSPAPAPGVAVDVGSSVWAASTSSPSALEEKGWAKFTDFQPFCCSESGPRCSSPVDTGHGDAPDGPDQGPERARPASPCAWSVCVTRKAPLVASDSSEDKTAGALEAVSMGPSREAPPLPTSAPRFEPAPPAPAETPYAPAVAAPPKATPAALASAPGMTAAGPPAAVTTVAPATCTAAVLGTGTKDRKMDSPPPAGAALNGPV from the exons GTATCCAAACACAGCCTGCGAGCTGCTGACATGTGATGTGCCGCAGATCAACGACAGACTGGGAGGGGATGAGACTTTGCTGAACCTTCTTTACGATTTCTTGGACCATGAGCCGCCTCTCAATCCTCTGCTTGCCAGTTTTTTCAGCAAGACCATTGGCAATCTCATTGCAAGAAAAACTGAACAG tgGCTTAATGAAGAGAAGATCATCCAGAGACTTGTAGAATTGATCCATCCAAGTCAGGATGAAGAT agACAGTCCAATGCCTCTCAAACCCTCTGTGACATCATCAGGCTGGGCAGAGAGCAGGGCAGTCAGCTGCAGGAGGCTCCAGAGCCCGACCCCCTCCTCGCAGTGCTGGAGTC GCAGGACTGCGTGGAGCAGCTTCTGAAGAACATGTTTGATGGAGACCAGACTGAGATCTGCCTCGTTAGTGGGACTCAGGTGTTACTTACCTTGTTGGAGACCAGACGGGCTGG GACAGAGGGCTTGGTGGACTCCTTTTCTCAGGGACTGGAAGGGCTGTGTACCGTCAGCAGCAGCGTACTGCATGGCATTGAGCCACGACTGAAGGACTTCCACCAGCTTCTGCTCAGCCCGCCAAAG AAAAAAGCAATCCTGACCACCATTGGCGTGTTGGAGGAGCCCCTGGGGAATGCCCGTCTGCATGGTGCCCGCCTCATGGCTGCACTgctacacacaaacacacccagcATCAACCAGGAGCTCTGCAGGCTCAACACCATGGGCTTACTGCTG GACCTGTTCTTTAAGTACACTTGGAATAACTTTTTGCACTTCCAAGTGGAACTATGCATAGCCGCTATTCTGTCCCACGCTGCCcgggaggacagggcagaagccagCAGACCGGAGAGCGGGGTGGAGCCTCTGCCCGGGAGTGGGGACCCAGAGACCCCCCAGCCTGCTGCCAGCCGCCTCGAGAACACTATGGTGACTCAT CTGTTCCAGAAGTGCTGCCTGGTCCAgaggatcctggaggcctgggaagCCAACGACCACGCACA GGCAGCGGGTGGCATGAGGCGCGGCAACATGGGCCACCTTACCCGGATCGCCAACGCAGTGGTGCAGAATCTAGAGAGGGGCCCCATGCAGACCCACATCAGCGAGGTCATCCGAG GGCTCCCCGCGGACTGCCGAGGGCGCTGGGAGAACTTTGTGGAGGAGACCCTGGCGGAGACCAATCGCAGGAACGCTGTGGACCTG GTAAGCACCCACCACCTTCACCCCTCGAGTGAGGATGAGGACATGGAGGGCGCTTTCCCTAATGAGCTGTCCCTGCAGCAG GCTTTCTCGGAGTACCAGGTCCAGCAGATGACGGCCACCTTCGTGGACCAGTTTGGCTTCAATGACGAGGAGTTTGCCGACCAGGATGACAGTGTCAA TGCCCCCTTCGACAGGATTGCAGAGATCAATTTCAGCATCGATGCTGATGAGGACAGT CCCAGTGCAGCTCTGTTTGAGGCTTGCTGCAGTGACCACATCCAGCCCTTTGACGATGACGAGGAAGATGACATCTGGGAGGACAAGGAGATGCATTGCATGGCCCGGGTGACGGCCAGAGCCAG GTTTGGGGGTCCTCACACCTCAGAGAGCTGCTCCAAGAATGGCCTGGAGCGTGGAGGCCAGGATAGGAAGGAGGGTTTGGAAGCCGACAAGGATGCCGCTCGGGCAGGTGCCCCTCTGGCCTCCACCCAGAAGGAAGGGCCTCGCTTGGAGGGTGGCTCGGAAG CAGGCACCTCGTGGAGCGTGTTTGATGAGCCGGGGAACTCGCCAGCACCGGCCCCGGGAGTGGCCGTGGACGTGGGCTCCAGCGTGTGGGCAGCCAGCACCTCCAGCCCCTCGGCTCTGGAGGAAAAGGGCTGGGCCAAATTCACCGACTTCCAGCCTTTCTGCTG CTCCGAGTCGGGGCCCAGATGCAGCTCCCCAGTGGACACGGGCCACGGCGATGCCCCGGACGGCCCAGACCAGGGCCCAGAGCGAGCCC GCCCGGCTTCCCCTTGTGCCTGGAGCGTGTGTGTCACCAGGAAGGCCCCCCTGGTGGCTTCTGACAGCAGTGAGGACAAGACGGCTGGTGCCTTGGAAGCTGTCAGTATGGGTCCCAGCCGGGAGGCCCCCCCGCTGCCCACGTCAGCCCCCAG gttcgagcccgcgccccccgcgcctgCGGAAACCCCCTACGCCCCAGCTGTGGCCGCGCCCCCCAAGGCCACCCCCGCTGCCCTGGCCAGCGCCCCCGGGATGACCGCAGCGGGGCCCCCGGCGGCCGTCACCACTGTGGCCCCAGCCACGTGCACAGCAGCTGTTCTGGGGACAGGGACGAAGGATAG GAAGATGGACTCCCCGCCACCCGCAGGAGCCGCCTTGAACGGCCCCGTGTGA
- the PPP6R2 gene encoding serine/threonine-protein phosphatase 6 regulatory subunit 2 isoform X9: MFWKFDLNTTSHVDKLLDREDVTLRELMDEDDILQECKAQNQKLLGFLCRQQCMEELVSLITQDPPLDMDEKVRFKYPNTACELLTCDVPQINDRLGGDETLLNLLYDFLDHEPPLNPLLASFFSKTIGNLIARKTEQVILFLKKKDRFLSLVLKHIGTSALMDLLLRLVSCVEPVGLRQEVLHWLNEEKIIQRLVELIHPSQDEDRQSNASQTLCDIIRLGREQGSQLQEAPEPDPLLAVLESQDCVEQLLKNMFDGDQTEICLVSGTQVLLTLLETRRAGTEGLVDSFSQGLEGLCTVSSSVLHGIEPRLKDFHQLLLSPPKDLFFKYTWNNFLHFQVELCIAAILSHAAREDRAEASRPESGVEPLPGSGDPETPQPAASRLENTMVTHLFQKCCLVQRILEAWEANDHAQAAGGMRRGNMGHLTRIANAVVQNLERGPMQTHISEVIRGLPADCRGRWENFVEETLAETNRRNAVDLAFSEYQVQQMTATFVDQFGFNDEEFADQDDSVNAPFDRIAEINFSIDADEDSPSAALFEACCSDHIQPFDDDEEDDIWEDKEMHCMARVTARARFGGPHTSESCSKNGLERGGQDRKEGLEADKDAARAGAPLASTQKEGPRLEGGSEAGTSWSVFDEPGNSPAPAPGVAVDVGSSVWAASTSSPSALEEKGWAKFTDFQPFCCSESGPRCSSPVDTGHGDAPDGPDQGPERARPASPCAWSVCVTRKAPLVASDSSEDKTAGALEAVSMGPSREAPPLPTSAPRFEPAPPAPAETPYAPAVAAPPKATPAALASAPGMTAAGPPAAVTTVAPATCTAAVLGTGTKDRKMDSPPPAGAALNGPV, encoded by the exons GTATCCAAACACAGCCTGCGAGCTGCTGACATGTGATGTGCCGCAGATCAACGACAGACTGGGAGGGGATGAGACTTTGCTGAACCTTCTTTACGATTTCTTGGACCATGAGCCGCCTCTCAATCCTCTGCTTGCCAGTTTTTTCAGCAAGACCATTGGCAATCTCATTGCAAGAAAAACTGAACAG GTGATTCTGTTCTTGAAGAAGAAGGACAGGTTCCTCAGCTTGGTGTTAAAGCACATCGGCACCTCAGCCCTCATGGACCTGCTGCTGCGCCTGGTCAGCTGCGTGGAGCCGGTGGGGCTCCGGCAGGAGGTCCTGCAT tgGCTTAATGAAGAGAAGATCATCCAGAGACTTGTAGAATTGATCCATCCAAGTCAGGATGAAGAT agACAGTCCAATGCCTCTCAAACCCTCTGTGACATCATCAGGCTGGGCAGAGAGCAGGGCAGTCAGCTGCAGGAGGCTCCAGAGCCCGACCCCCTCCTCGCAGTGCTGGAGTC GCAGGACTGCGTGGAGCAGCTTCTGAAGAACATGTTTGATGGAGACCAGACTGAGATCTGCCTCGTTAGTGGGACTCAGGTGTTACTTACCTTGTTGGAGACCAGACGGGCTGG GACAGAGGGCTTGGTGGACTCCTTTTCTCAGGGACTGGAAGGGCTGTGTACCGTCAGCAGCAGCGTACTGCATGGCATTGAGCCACGACTGAAGGACTTCCACCAGCTTCTGCTCAGCCCGCCAAAG GACCTGTTCTTTAAGTACACTTGGAATAACTTTTTGCACTTCCAAGTGGAACTATGCATAGCCGCTATTCTGTCCCACGCTGCCcgggaggacagggcagaagccagCAGACCGGAGAGCGGGGTGGAGCCTCTGCCCGGGAGTGGGGACCCAGAGACCCCCCAGCCTGCTGCCAGCCGCCTCGAGAACACTATGGTGACTCAT CTGTTCCAGAAGTGCTGCCTGGTCCAgaggatcctggaggcctgggaagCCAACGACCACGCACA GGCAGCGGGTGGCATGAGGCGCGGCAACATGGGCCACCTTACCCGGATCGCCAACGCAGTGGTGCAGAATCTAGAGAGGGGCCCCATGCAGACCCACATCAGCGAGGTCATCCGAG GGCTCCCCGCGGACTGCCGAGGGCGCTGGGAGAACTTTGTGGAGGAGACCCTGGCGGAGACCAATCGCAGGAACGCTGTGGACCTG GCTTTCTCGGAGTACCAGGTCCAGCAGATGACGGCCACCTTCGTGGACCAGTTTGGCTTCAATGACGAGGAGTTTGCCGACCAGGATGACAGTGTCAA TGCCCCCTTCGACAGGATTGCAGAGATCAATTTCAGCATCGATGCTGATGAGGACAGT CCCAGTGCAGCTCTGTTTGAGGCTTGCTGCAGTGACCACATCCAGCCCTTTGACGATGACGAGGAAGATGACATCTGGGAGGACAAGGAGATGCATTGCATGGCCCGGGTGACGGCCAGAGCCAG GTTTGGGGGTCCTCACACCTCAGAGAGCTGCTCCAAGAATGGCCTGGAGCGTGGAGGCCAGGATAGGAAGGAGGGTTTGGAAGCCGACAAGGATGCCGCTCGGGCAGGTGCCCCTCTGGCCTCCACCCAGAAGGAAGGGCCTCGCTTGGAGGGTGGCTCGGAAG CAGGCACCTCGTGGAGCGTGTTTGATGAGCCGGGGAACTCGCCAGCACCGGCCCCGGGAGTGGCCGTGGACGTGGGCTCCAGCGTGTGGGCAGCCAGCACCTCCAGCCCCTCGGCTCTGGAGGAAAAGGGCTGGGCCAAATTCACCGACTTCCAGCCTTTCTGCTG CTCCGAGTCGGGGCCCAGATGCAGCTCCCCAGTGGACACGGGCCACGGCGATGCCCCGGACGGCCCAGACCAGGGCCCAGAGCGAGCCC GCCCGGCTTCCCCTTGTGCCTGGAGCGTGTGTGTCACCAGGAAGGCCCCCCTGGTGGCTTCTGACAGCAGTGAGGACAAGACGGCTGGTGCCTTGGAAGCTGTCAGTATGGGTCCCAGCCGGGAGGCCCCCCCGCTGCCCACGTCAGCCCCCAG gttcgagcccgcgccccccgcgcctgCGGAAACCCCCTACGCCCCAGCTGTGGCCGCGCCCCCCAAGGCCACCCCCGCTGCCCTGGCCAGCGCCCCCGGGATGACCGCAGCGGGGCCCCCGGCGGCCGTCACCACTGTGGCCCCAGCCACGTGCACAGCAGCTGTTCTGGGGACAGGGACGAAGGATAG GAAGATGGACTCCCCGCCACCCGCAGGAGCCGCCTTGAACGGCCCCGTGTGA
- the PPP6R2 gene encoding serine/threonine-protein phosphatase 6 regulatory subunit 2 isoform X1 translates to MFWKFDLNTTSHVDKLLDREDVTLRELMDEDDILQECKAQNQKLLGFLCRQQCMEELVSLITQDPPLDMDEKVRFKYPNTACELLTCDVPQINDRLGGDETLLNLLYDFLDHEPPLNPLLASFFSKTIGNLIARKTEQVILFLKKKDRFLSLVLKHIGTSALMDLLLRLVSCVEPVGLRQEVLHWLNEEKIIQRLVELIHPSQDEDRQSNASQTLCDIIRLGREQGSQLQEAPEPDPLLAVLESQDCVEQLLKNMFDGDQTEICLVSGTQVLLTLLETRRAGTEGLVDSFSQGLEGLCTVSSSVLHGIEPRLKDFHQLLLSPPKKKAILTTIGVLEEPLGNARLHGARLMAALLHTNTPSINQELCRLNTMGLLLDLFFKYTWNNFLHFQVELCIAAILSHAAREDRAEASRPESGVEPLPGSGDPETPQPAASRLENTMVTHLFQKCCLVQRILEAWEANDHAQAAGGMRRGNMGHLTRIANAVVQNLERGPMQTHISEVIRGLPADCRGRWENFVEETLAETNRRNAVDLVSTHHLHPSSEDEDMEGAFPNELSLQQAFSEYQVQQMTATFVDQFGFNDEEFADQDDSVNAPFDRIAEINFSIDADEDSPSAALFEACCSDHIQPFDDDEEDDIWEDKEMHCMARVTARARFGGPHTSESCSKNGLERGGQDRKEGLEADKDAARAGAPLASTQKEGPRLEGGSEGTSWSVFDEPGNSPAPAPGVAVDVGSSVWAASTSSPSALEEKGWAKFTDFQPFCCSESGPRCSSPVDTGHGDAPDGPDQGPERARPASPCAWSVCVTRKAPLVASDSSEDKTAGALEAVSMGPSREAPPLPTSAPRFEPAPPAPAETPYAPAVAAPPKATPAALASAPGMTAAGPPAAVTTVAPATCTAAVLGTGTKDRKMDSPPPAGAALNGPV, encoded by the exons GTATCCAAACACAGCCTGCGAGCTGCTGACATGTGATGTGCCGCAGATCAACGACAGACTGGGAGGGGATGAGACTTTGCTGAACCTTCTTTACGATTTCTTGGACCATGAGCCGCCTCTCAATCCTCTGCTTGCCAGTTTTTTCAGCAAGACCATTGGCAATCTCATTGCAAGAAAAACTGAACAG GTGATTCTGTTCTTGAAGAAGAAGGACAGGTTCCTCAGCTTGGTGTTAAAGCACATCGGCACCTCAGCCCTCATGGACCTGCTGCTGCGCCTGGTCAGCTGCGTGGAGCCGGTGGGGCTCCGGCAGGAGGTCCTGCAT tgGCTTAATGAAGAGAAGATCATCCAGAGACTTGTAGAATTGATCCATCCAAGTCAGGATGAAGAT agACAGTCCAATGCCTCTCAAACCCTCTGTGACATCATCAGGCTGGGCAGAGAGCAGGGCAGTCAGCTGCAGGAGGCTCCAGAGCCCGACCCCCTCCTCGCAGTGCTGGAGTC GCAGGACTGCGTGGAGCAGCTTCTGAAGAACATGTTTGATGGAGACCAGACTGAGATCTGCCTCGTTAGTGGGACTCAGGTGTTACTTACCTTGTTGGAGACCAGACGGGCTGG GACAGAGGGCTTGGTGGACTCCTTTTCTCAGGGACTGGAAGGGCTGTGTACCGTCAGCAGCAGCGTACTGCATGGCATTGAGCCACGACTGAAGGACTTCCACCAGCTTCTGCTCAGCCCGCCAAAG AAAAAAGCAATCCTGACCACCATTGGCGTGTTGGAGGAGCCCCTGGGGAATGCCCGTCTGCATGGTGCCCGCCTCATGGCTGCACTgctacacacaaacacacccagcATCAACCAGGAGCTCTGCAGGCTCAACACCATGGGCTTACTGCTG GACCTGTTCTTTAAGTACACTTGGAATAACTTTTTGCACTTCCAAGTGGAACTATGCATAGCCGCTATTCTGTCCCACGCTGCCcgggaggacagggcagaagccagCAGACCGGAGAGCGGGGTGGAGCCTCTGCCCGGGAGTGGGGACCCAGAGACCCCCCAGCCTGCTGCCAGCCGCCTCGAGAACACTATGGTGACTCAT CTGTTCCAGAAGTGCTGCCTGGTCCAgaggatcctggaggcctgggaagCCAACGACCACGCACA GGCAGCGGGTGGCATGAGGCGCGGCAACATGGGCCACCTTACCCGGATCGCCAACGCAGTGGTGCAGAATCTAGAGAGGGGCCCCATGCAGACCCACATCAGCGAGGTCATCCGAG GGCTCCCCGCGGACTGCCGAGGGCGCTGGGAGAACTTTGTGGAGGAGACCCTGGCGGAGACCAATCGCAGGAACGCTGTGGACCTG GTAAGCACCCACCACCTTCACCCCTCGAGTGAGGATGAGGACATGGAGGGCGCTTTCCCTAATGAGCTGTCCCTGCAGCAG GCTTTCTCGGAGTACCAGGTCCAGCAGATGACGGCCACCTTCGTGGACCAGTTTGGCTTCAATGACGAGGAGTTTGCCGACCAGGATGACAGTGTCAA TGCCCCCTTCGACAGGATTGCAGAGATCAATTTCAGCATCGATGCTGATGAGGACAGT CCCAGTGCAGCTCTGTTTGAGGCTTGCTGCAGTGACCACATCCAGCCCTTTGACGATGACGAGGAAGATGACATCTGGGAGGACAAGGAGATGCATTGCATGGCCCGGGTGACGGCCAGAGCCAG GTTTGGGGGTCCTCACACCTCAGAGAGCTGCTCCAAGAATGGCCTGGAGCGTGGAGGCCAGGATAGGAAGGAGGGTTTGGAAGCCGACAAGGATGCCGCTCGGGCAGGTGCCCCTCTGGCCTCCACCCAGAAGGAAGGGCCTCGCTTGGAGGGTGGCTCGGAAG GCACCTCGTGGAGCGTGTTTGATGAGCCGGGGAACTCGCCAGCACCGGCCCCGGGAGTGGCCGTGGACGTGGGCTCCAGCGTGTGGGCAGCCAGCACCTCCAGCCCCTCGGCTCTGGAGGAAAAGGGCTGGGCCAAATTCACCGACTTCCAGCCTTTCTGCTG CTCCGAGTCGGGGCCCAGATGCAGCTCCCCAGTGGACACGGGCCACGGCGATGCCCCGGACGGCCCAGACCAGGGCCCAGAGCGAGCCC GCCCGGCTTCCCCTTGTGCCTGGAGCGTGTGTGTCACCAGGAAGGCCCCCCTGGTGGCTTCTGACAGCAGTGAGGACAAGACGGCTGGTGCCTTGGAAGCTGTCAGTATGGGTCCCAGCCGGGAGGCCCCCCCGCTGCCCACGTCAGCCCCCAG gttcgagcccgcgccccccgcgcctgCGGAAACCCCCTACGCCCCAGCTGTGGCCGCGCCCCCCAAGGCCACCCCCGCTGCCCTGGCCAGCGCCCCCGGGATGACCGCAGCGGGGCCCCCGGCGGCCGTCACCACTGTGGCCCCAGCCACGTGCACAGCAGCTGTTCTGGGGACAGGGACGAAGGATAG GAAGATGGACTCCCCGCCACCCGCAGGAGCCGCCTTGAACGGCCCCGTGTGA